The sequence below is a genomic window from Corynebacterium afermentans subsp. afermentans.
GTCGATTTTGTATATTTCCCGGACGGCCTCATCCGTGCGTTGGCGGGCCTCGGCTGCGGAATCGGCGGTGGCGAGGACCAGCGTGCCGTCGCCAAGCATTCGCACCGTGACCTCCTCCACCGCCATGGCCGCAGCGAGCGCGGCCTGCGACGGATGCCCCTCCAAAAAGCGCACCGCGCCAGGGCTGATCAGCGTCGAATCAATAGGCAAGCGCTGTGTGGCGCGCGCCTGCAGGTCAAACTGGTTGATGCGCTGGGTGACAAAAGTAACTAGGCCGTCGCGGCTCGGGCGCGGGGTGACCTGGGAGAAGTAGACATCGTCGCCCGAGACGAACATCTCCACCGAAAAGATGCCGCAGCTGGCCAGCGCGCCGACGATGCGCGCGGCGATCGAGCGGGCGTTATCCATCGCCGCCTCAGGCAGCGGCGCGGGCTGCCAACTCTCCACCAGTTTGCCGTCGCGGTGGCGGGTGCCAATCGGCTCGCAGAACCACGTGGCCAACTCGCCCGTGCTCGGGTCGATGGAGCGCGCGGCGAGGATGGTCGCCTCGAAATCGAAGTCGATGTAACGCTCCACCACCGCGCCCTGGCCCAGGCCGCGATCGGCGGCGCGCCACGCGTCCGCGAGATCCGCGTCGCTGTGCACGAAGCTGAACCCCTCGCCGTCCTTAGAGGTCGGCGCCTTGACCACGCACGGGTAGCCGATGCGCTCCACCGCGTCGTGCATCTCCTGCGGGGTGGCGGCGAACTCGTAGTCAAGGGTGGGAAGCCCCAGCTCCTCGTTGGCCTGCTTGCGCACCGCCATCCGGTCCGCGGTGTGGCGGCACCCCTCCACCGACGGCGCCACCACCGCGCCGACGCGCTGCGAGACCTCCTCGACCGTCTCGATCGTGTCCTCCGCGTCGCCGGAGGTGACGATGATGCCCGGGTAGAACACCTCCGCGATGCTCGCCGCCCCGATGCGGGTGTCAAAGCCCATGCGCTTGTAGGCTTGCTCCAGGTCCAGCGCCATCGCGGACTCGCCCAGGATCAACGCGCGGCGCGGCATCTCCGCCGGTTCCTCGCTGGGTGCCCTGGCGGTGTCGTTGACGGTGGGGATAGCGCCTGTGTCGTCGGCGGAGTGCTCGGCGTTGGGTCCGGTGTTGGGCCCGACTGGGCGCTCGGAGGGGTGCTCTGCAGAGTGCGGAACAGTCATGGGAGCTAATTATCCCACAGTTCCGAGTGCGGGCTGGTACGCAAAGCCTGCCCCGGTGCGAATACGCCGGATCCACCCCCAGACCGTCACCGAACTGGGGGATGTTTGAGGAGCTGCGACACACGATTGAAACCTGTCGCCCATTCCTTAAACTCCGGATCGACGATTTCTAGAAGCTCGAAGATATCGTTAAGCCGCTGACGAAGAGGATGCGTTGCGGTTACATGAGCTGAAGGCCCCAGCAGGTACTCGTGGTGCGCTATGCGGTTCCGAAAGTATGTGAGCCTGTAGAGAAGCCACCGCAATCGGTCCGGATCGGCTCCCGGCTGGAAAACACAGTTGAGGGCAGACTCCCAAAGAATGGTGCGGTAGTTGTTCGTCACCGGGTCTTTCGACTCTCCCCACTCAGACGGAAACAAATTGTGCCACGCTCCAAAAGTCACCTGAGCAAGAACATCGCCTTCCTGCAACGGAAATCCCTTTCGTGGGTGCGCAGGGTTCTGATCTCGACGGTTCTTCGCTTCCTTCGCCTTGGATTGAGCCTCAAGCAGAGGTCCCTTCATCAACTTCTGCAAAGGAAGCGGGAGCATAGCTGGCTCCGCGAGCAGCCATTTCCCCACGTCCCTAGAGAGACAGTAGCGGTCAACCCCTCTGTAGATGACGTTTCGCAAAGCAACCTCCGAAATGCCAAGCAATTCAAAATAAGCTGCCCCGACTTGGACATTCCAGAGATAAAACGAGAGCGCCAACTTCACGTTTCCATCAGCAAGCTGAAGGAACGGCGCTAAACGAGCCTCTCCGAAATAGGTTCCCCAGAAACCCTTATCCATTACCATCCCCCTCGATACGTGCTACTGTTCTACGCGAAAAGGCTCTACGGAGTCGGAGACTGAAAGCGGGTCTGCTGGTTTTCACCAGCACGGCCCGCTTTCGTTTGCGTTTACTCGGACAGACCCTGGGATCCTCACCCTGGGATCGGCCGATTTTCTAGGGGGAGTTGTCAGTGGGTGAAGATCCCAGAGTTTGGCGGTGCCGGGGGTCTGAGCAGCGCACTTCACGAATAATGATCGATCATTAAAAGTGATCAAGCGGATAAGACCAGTCGCCCACGGGCTCGTCCCCAACCAAACGACGAAGCGCCCCCGCCTCCCAGTGCGGGAAGCGGGGGCGCTCTGCTCGAGTACATGTGACAGAAAGATTTCACATGTCCACCAAACGGCGGTGGGACGCTGCAGCAGGCGCACGGCGAACAACGCAATAGCCCCTGCCCTCCCGCACGGGAGAACAGGGGCTACCTAAGCCGGACTACGCGGGACTACTACTTCTTGTCAGCAGCCTTCTCGCCAGCCTTATCGGCATCCTTCTTGTCAGCCTTCTTCTGGCCCTTCTTCGAAGAACCAGACTCAGCACCCTTCTCAGACGCCTTGCCACCCTTCTGATCCTTCTTCGAAGAACCAGCGTAGGTCTTACCGGAAGAACCCTTCAGCTCCAGATCCTTCACAGAGCTGCCACCACCATTCGGCGAGCAGTTGTCGTAGATCAAAGTGCCAGCCAGAATGCCAGCCGCAATCAGCGCCAGGCCAGCGGCAACGGTGCCAAGATCGGTGCCGAACTGCGCCAGCTGCTTGTTCGCAGCATCAACCTGCGCGGCAACCTCCGGGTTAAACAGACCCAGCTGCTGCTGAATCTGCGTATTCGCAGCCTGCAGCTGAGCATTCGCGTCAGCCACAACGTCGGACAGACCCGGGATCTCCATCTGGGTAGCCAGACCCAGCGGAATCAACGCCAGCAACGGCAAACCGAAACCAACCGAGGTAGCAACACACTTACCGGTGTCAATACCAACCTGCTCAGTGGTCTTGTTACCAGCACCGTCAGAAACAATCACCTTGTCACCAGGCTTGAGCTCGACATCAGCCGGAACCTTCACGGTCCACTTGCCGTCCTTGTCGGTCTCGGTCTCGACCTTCTTGCCACCCGGCAGCTCGACGATGATCTTCTCATTCGGACGATCACCCGTACCAGAGACGGTCTTATCACCCGGCTTAATCTCGTCGACCTTCGGAGCAGTCTTGTCCTCGCCCTGCTCAACCGTCACTTCGCTGGAGTTACCAGCACCATCGGTGACGGTGACCTTGTCGCCAGTCTTCAGCTCAACATCAACCGGGACGTCGACGGACCAGTTGCCGTTCTCGTCGGTCTTGGTCTTGATCTCCTTGCCGTTCGGCAGGGTGACAATGATCTCCTCGTTCGGACGATCACCCGTACCAGAGATGGTCTTGTCACCCTCGGTGATCGGGTTCACCTTCGGAGCGGTCTTGTCCTCGACATCGCCCCCCTCGGACGGC
It includes:
- a CDS encoding ATP-grasp domain-containing protein; the encoded protein is MTVPHSAEHPSERPVGPNTGPNAEHSADDTGAIPTVNDTARAPSEEPAEMPRRALILGESAMALDLEQAYKRMGFDTRIGAASIAEVFYPGIIVTSGDAEDTIETVEEVSQRVGAVVAPSVEGCRHTADRMAVRKQANEELGLPTLDYEFAATPQEMHDAVERIGYPCVVKAPTSKDGEGFSFVHSDADLADAWRAADRGLGQGAVVERYIDFDFEATILAARSIDPSTGELATWFCEPIGTRHRDGKLVESWQPAPLPEAAMDNARSIAARIVGALASCGIFSVEMFVSGDDVYFSQVTPRPSRDGLVTFVTQRINQFDLQARATQRLPIDSTLISPGAVRFLEGHPSQAALAAAMAVEEVTVRMLGDGTLVLATADSAAEARQRTDEAVREIYKIDGKPGEN